Proteins co-encoded in one Psychromonas sp. L1A2 genomic window:
- the lapB gene encoding lipopolysaccharide assembly protein LapB, whose product MQEIFFLLLPVAAFYGWYMGVRSVYQKKQKKGNQLSRDYVQGLNFLLNEQPDKAVDHFIALLDVDDETIETHLALGNLFRQSGEVDRAIRIHQNLIARPSLTLEQRDLAMFQLGKDFYQSGLFDRSEEIFIQLKESPEYKQAALENLLLIYQQLKDWQEAINCTELMNKIDKSKAKPRTLSYLYCSLACEMKKPEQQKQAIKLYQKALVTFPKCIRACLAMAEYYEQNQQPEKALSILEQVPELDIDFTEVILENLYALHKQLNTEQKLIAYLQRIVNLGAGASAVILLAKLIAEFNSVEKAQNFMLQELRRNPTMKGFNHLMTYHLQLAQSDNEKESLVFLHKLVSEQITLRPQYRCQKCGYSTKKLFWQCPSCKSWGRIKPIRGLDGE is encoded by the coding sequence GTGCAAGAGATTTTTTTCCTATTACTGCCCGTTGCAGCCTTTTATGGTTGGTATATGGGTGTGCGCAGTGTTTATCAAAAAAAGCAAAAAAAAGGCAATCAATTAAGCCGGGATTATGTCCAAGGTTTAAACTTTTTATTAAATGAGCAACCCGATAAAGCGGTGGATCATTTTATTGCATTGTTAGATGTAGATGATGAAACTATTGAAACGCACCTTGCATTAGGTAACCTATTTCGTCAAAGCGGTGAAGTAGACCGTGCCATTCGTATCCATCAAAACCTTATTGCTCGTCCTTCTCTAACATTGGAGCAGCGTGATTTAGCAATGTTTCAATTGGGTAAAGACTTTTATCAATCTGGATTGTTTGATCGCAGTGAAGAAATTTTCATTCAACTTAAAGAGTCTCCTGAATATAAACAAGCGGCATTAGAGAATTTATTGCTTATTTACCAACAGTTAAAAGATTGGCAAGAAGCGATTAATTGCACTGAATTAATGAATAAGATCGATAAATCAAAAGCGAAACCCAGAACGCTATCTTATTTGTACTGTAGTTTGGCTTGTGAAATGAAAAAGCCAGAGCAACAAAAACAAGCCATTAAGTTATATCAAAAAGCATTAGTGACTTTCCCTAAATGTATTCGAGCCTGTTTAGCGATGGCTGAATATTATGAACAAAACCAGCAACCAGAAAAAGCACTTAGTATTTTAGAGCAAGTGCCTGAGTTAGATATTGACTTCACAGAAGTCATTTTAGAAAACTTATATGCGTTACATAAGCAACTGAATACGGAACAAAAATTAATTGCCTATTTACAACGTATTGTTAATTTAGGAGCTGGAGCTAGCGCCGTTATCCTATTAGCCAAATTAATTGCTGAGTTTAATAGTGTCGAGAAAGCGCAAAACTTTATGTTACAAGAATTACGTCGTAATCCGACTATGAAAGGCTTTAATCATTTAATGACCTATCATTTGCAACTAGCCCAGTCTGATAACGAAAAAGAAAGTTTAGTATTTTTACATAAATTAGTAAGTGAACAAATTACATTGAGGCCACAATATCGTTGTCAAAAATGCGGTTATTCAACTAAAAAATTATTTTGGCAATGCCCATCCTGTAAAAGCTGGGGAAGAATTAAGCCGATCAGAGGCTTAGACGGCGAATAA
- the pyrF gene encoding orotidine-5'-phosphate decarboxylase, with the protein MNQLTDPKVVIALDYDDKQQALAFIEQLDPATCRLKIGKEMFTHFGPEFVQLVVAKGFDVFLDLKFHDIPNTVAKAVKAAADLGVWMVNVHASGGRRMMEAAKAILEPYGDKAPLLIAVTVLTSMDQSDLTELGINLTPAEQVKRLAILTKSSGLDGVVCSSHEAEELKALLGSSFKLITPGIRPAGSDAGDQRRIKTPKQAIDSGSDYLVIGRPITQAADPVTVLNDINASLS; encoded by the coding sequence ATGAATCAGCTAACTGATCCTAAAGTTGTTATTGCATTAGATTATGATGACAAACAACAAGCATTGGCTTTTATAGAGCAATTAGATCCTGCTACATGTCGCCTAAAAATCGGTAAAGAAATGTTTACACATTTTGGACCTGAATTTGTACAGCTTGTTGTCGCAAAAGGATTTGACGTATTTTTAGATTTAAAATTTCATGATATTCCAAATACAGTGGCTAAAGCGGTTAAAGCGGCTGCTGATCTCGGTGTGTGGATGGTTAACGTACATGCCAGTGGTGGGCGACGTATGATGGAAGCCGCTAAAGCAATTTTAGAACCCTATGGTGATAAAGCACCTTTACTAATTGCAGTCACTGTTTTAACGAGTATGGACCAAAGTGACTTAACGGAATTAGGTATCAATCTAACTCCTGCAGAGCAAGTCAAGCGTCTTGCTATATTAACTAAGTCATCAGGCTTAGATGGTGTAGTTTGCTCTTCACATGAGGCTGAGGAGCTTAAAGCACTGTTAGGTTCCTCATTTAAATTGATTACACCAGGTATTCGACCTGCAGGATCAGATGCAGGAGACCAACGTCGTATTAAAACACCAAAACAAGCAATCGATAGTGGTTCTGATTATTTAGTGATTGGTCGCCCTATAACACAAGCAGCAGATCCTGTTACAGTATTAAACGACATTAACGCATCACTCAGTTAA
- a CDS encoding MaoC family dehydratase, giving the protein MKKLDITKYKADFMQKFAFDFKQWMSPAIRDYYSLFLKNAHYKRAHLLSWVKEYSVLENGRSVKVAQKPIQVSSEARELYLCLQSRIGDEVHVGEWLTISQNCVDQFANVTRDHQWLHNDVERAEKESPFKTTIAHGFLTLSLLPYLTDSVDASRPAYANAKMTVNYGLNQVRFPYPVKTGSVIRAHSRLIKVSPIKRGLEIEKEISVEIQGTRRPGCVAVSVVRVYF; this is encoded by the coding sequence ATGAAAAAACTAGATATTACTAAATACAAAGCGGACTTTATGCAAAAGTTTGCTTTTGATTTTAAGCAGTGGATGTCTCCTGCTATTCGTGACTATTACTCTCTTTTTCTTAAAAATGCGCATTACAAACGTGCTCATTTATTGTCATGGGTGAAAGAATATTCAGTTTTAGAAAATGGTCGCTCAGTTAAAGTTGCTCAAAAACCTATTCAAGTTTCATCGGAAGCGCGTGAACTCTATTTATGTCTTCAATCAAGAATTGGTGATGAAGTGCACGTAGGTGAGTGGTTAACGATCAGCCAGAATTGTGTTGACCAGTTTGCCAATGTCACTCGAGACCACCAATGGTTACACAACGATGTTGAGCGTGCTGAAAAAGAATCGCCTTTTAAAACCACCATTGCACATGGCTTTTTAACATTGTCCTTGTTGCCTTACTTAACTGACAGCGTTGATGCAAGCCGTCCCGCTTATGCGAATGCTAAAATGACTGTTAACTATGGTCTTAACCAAGTACGTTTTCCGTATCCTGTTAAAACGGGTAGTGTGATACGTGCGCACAGTCGTCTAATTAAAGTTTCACCTATCAAACGTGGTTTAGAGATTGAAAAAGAGATCTCCGTAGAAATCCAAGGAACACGCCGCCCGGGTTGTGTTGCTGTTTCCGTTGTCCGAGTTTATTTTTAA
- a CDS encoding flagellin N-terminal helical domain-containing protein, producing the protein MASVVNTNVMSLNAQRQLGKTQMASNEAMERLSSGLRINSAKDDAAGLAISTSMNSQITGLNQAVRNSNDGISMAQTAEGAMDEMTNILQRMRELSVQSANDTNSAENRSAIQEEVDQLSSELDRIADTTEFNGKKLLDGSMGSTTLQIGANEGQTLSFSIDSVTTNDLGLNGGLNKEELNGGRVNATTAVVDKALSLNGTDIGAASAAGAPALVDAINLKTDETGVTASAYNVVQGDHDATGVTSGLQITVGTGAAVTLGATSSMGNLVETINRDVEGVTASQGDDGELLLTNDTGETITIGGAVTNSGLTLGANGGYVALDSADDSPIKTGGTAPASAGFLISNGADSVTGGVATITAGITDADKLEINGVSIAAADTTTDIKMLEHLNSYSDQTGVTVTGSAAAGYQFSAEPGRGVEITSNAATETARTGTSGALKKLGMDSEMGGKVIDSLGTNVSTMAGASSTITKVDDALAQISASRAGLGAIQNRLDSTISNLENVSQNLSASNSRIQDADFAAETSNMSKAQILQQAGTSILSQANSSAQSVLSLLG; encoded by the coding sequence ATGGCATCAGTAGTAAACACAAATGTAATGTCGCTTAATGCACAACGTCAATTAGGCAAAACACAAATGGCGTCTAACGAAGCAATGGAACGTCTATCTTCTGGTTTGCGTATTAACAGCGCAAAAGATGATGCAGCCGGCCTTGCGATTTCAACTAGTATGAATTCTCAAATCACAGGTTTGAACCAAGCAGTACGTAACTCAAATGATGGTATATCAATGGCGCAAACTGCCGAGGGTGCGATGGATGAAATGACCAATATCCTGCAACGTATGCGTGAACTATCGGTTCAATCTGCCAATGATACAAACTCTGCAGAAAACCGTAGTGCAATTCAAGAAGAAGTCGATCAATTAAGCAGTGAGCTTGACCGTATCGCAGATACAACAGAGTTTAATGGTAAAAAATTATTAGATGGCTCTATGGGATCAACTACCTTACAAATTGGTGCTAACGAAGGGCAAACATTAAGCTTTTCAATTGATTCTGTAACCACTAATGACCTAGGTTTGAACGGCGGTTTAAATAAAGAAGAATTAAATGGTGGCCGAGTTAATGCTACGACTGCTGTTGTCGATAAAGCTCTTTCTTTAAATGGTACAGATATTGGGGCGGCTTCCGCTGCAGGTGCCCCTGCGTTAGTTGATGCTATCAATCTAAAAACAGATGAAACTGGTGTAACAGCCAGTGCATATAACGTAGTTCAAGGTGATCATGACGCCACAGGCGTAACTTCTGGTCTTCAAATTACTGTTGGAACTGGTGCTGCTGTTACTTTAGGTGCAACATCTTCAATGGGTAATCTTGTTGAAACTATCAATCGTGATGTAGAAGGTGTAACAGCTTCTCAAGGTGATGATGGTGAATTATTATTGACTAACGATACAGGTGAAACAATCACTATAGGTGGGGCTGTTACGAACTCTGGTTTAACTTTGGGCGCAAATGGTGGTTATGTTGCGCTAGACAGTGCAGATGATTCACCGATTAAAACTGGTGGTACAGCGCCTGCAAGTGCAGGGTTTTTAATATCTAATGGTGCTGATTCAGTAACTGGTGGTGTTGCAACAATTACAGCTGGAATTACAGATGCAGATAAATTAGAGATTAATGGTGTATCTATAGCCGCTGCAGATACGACGACTGATATAAAAATGCTTGAACATCTTAATTCATATTCAGATCAAACTGGAGTGACTGTAACAGGAAGTGCAGCAGCAGGATACCAATTTTCTGCTGAACCTGGAAGAGGCGTGGAAATAACATCAAATGCAGCAACTGAAACAGCAAGAACGGGGACTTCAGGAGCTTTAAAAAAACTAGGTATGGATAGTGAAATGGGTGGTAAAGTTATCGATTCACTAGGCACAAACGTATCAACGATGGCTGGTGCTTCAAGTACGATCACTAAAGTTGATGATGCGTTAGCTCAAATCAGTGCGTCACGTGCAGGCTTAGGTGCGATACAAAACCGTTTAGATTCAACGATTTCTAACTTAGAGAATGTTTCTCAAAATCTATCTGCCTCTAACTCTCGTATTCAAGATGCCGATTTTGCTGCTGAAACCTCTAATATGAGTAAAGCACAAATCTTACAACAAGCGGGTACGTCAATCCTTTCACAAGCTAACTCATCTGCACAAAGTGTACTTTCACTACTTGGTTAA
- a CDS encoding flagellar protein FlaG, with the protein MSELNITNPVMGNQTVNTEKPIDATIQSTASSTKESAASSVLTIGNDVDKIEKATAASDQRENNEETKVLTADEISETVEEMNSFLQEMKRNLSFSVDEDLGKNVITVKDTENDEVIRQIPSEDLMVLRKKMDDVAGILFDTKV; encoded by the coding sequence ATGTCAGAACTCAATATCACTAATCCTGTCATGGGAAATCAAACGGTAAACACCGAAAAACCAATAGACGCTACAATACAATCAACAGCATCATCGACAAAAGAATCTGCTGCATCTTCCGTTTTAACAATAGGTAATGATGTAGATAAAATAGAAAAAGCGACTGCTGCTTCTGATCAGCGTGAAAATAATGAAGAAACCAAGGTGCTCACTGCAGATGAAATATCTGAAACAGTAGAAGAGATGAATAGTTTTTTACAGGAAATGAAGCGAAACTTATCTTTTTCGGTGGATGAGGATTTAGGTAAAAATGTTATTACGGTTAAAGACACTGAAAATGATGAAGTTATTCGCCAGATTCCATCAGAAGATTTAATGGTATTACGTAAAAAAATGGATGATGTTGCCGGTATTTTATTTGATACTAAGGTTTGA
- the fliD gene encoding flagellar filament capping protein FliD — protein MTSITSTGLGSGLDINSIVTAIVAAEQDPAAASLLADATEATEMISAFGTINSALSDFQDSYSDLSRASTFSATSSTSSDESIISATLGIGAATGSWSFEVEQQAQAQSIVSSSANSYSEATSEIGTGTISFSYGTYEDDGSFSINPDKAVETLTIDPANNSLDKMRDAINEGDYSVSASIINDGTNYRLILTNKETGAENALQITVADDDGDNVDASGLSSLTYSSSVKHMDETTVAQDAKIMMNGIEITRPTNDIANVIEGVTLNVGGKTEVGSTVSLTISPDNSTVEEQINAFVENYNSTIAQMNTLSAYGADSESNGILSGDSTVRNIKNQMRGILNTSISHLDGAVRSFADIGMLTNRDGTLSIDSETLSNVMASDMESLAEFFTASGGASDSFIDYESKSSFTIPGAYDIEVTKLATQGALTGSSSFSVPLTIDSSNDTFKMRLDGFLSDDIILTSKTYNTIEEFTTELQSKINSDTNFVENGLNASILESAGMLSMTSNSYGSSSTVAITEIEDASFFASALGLSVAGGINGEDVEGLIDGNVALGDGQSLLSDIGDSKGLQAVITGGGLGDRGTVSYSQGISSLLDNTLDGIIDSNVSATDGDISNSGSTIDSKLDSLYKEITSLEEQEVTLNYRMDNLEERLYTQFNAMDIAVSNLNSLMDYLDSALDSLPGYTNNN, from the coding sequence ATGACTTCAATTACATCAACAGGTTTAGGCTCTGGACTTGATATCAATAGTATTGTCACAGCCATTGTTGCCGCCGAGCAAGATCCCGCTGCCGCTTCTTTATTAGCGGATGCCACTGAAGCGACCGAAATGATTTCAGCTTTTGGTACTATTAACAGTGCGTTGTCTGATTTTCAAGATTCCTATTCAGACCTGTCTCGAGCGTCCACTTTTTCTGCTACTAGTTCAACGAGTAGTGATGAGTCTATTATAAGTGCAACACTCGGTATCGGTGCTGCAACGGGTAGCTGGAGTTTTGAGGTTGAACAACAAGCTCAAGCACAAAGTATTGTTTCCTCGTCTGCCAATTCTTATTCTGAAGCAACGTCTGAAATTGGCACTGGCACCATTAGTTTTAGCTACGGCACTTATGAAGATGATGGTTCTTTCTCAATTAACCCTGATAAAGCGGTTGAAACCTTAACCATTGATCCCGCTAATAACTCGCTTGATAAAATGCGAGATGCGATTAACGAGGGGGATTATAGTGTGTCAGCTTCTATTATTAATGATGGTACTAATTACCGTTTAATATTAACCAATAAAGAAACCGGCGCAGAGAACGCTTTACAAATAACCGTTGCTGATGATGATGGTGATAATGTAGATGCCTCAGGTCTTTCTTCGTTGACTTACTCTAGTAGTGTCAAGCATATGGACGAAACCACTGTCGCTCAAGATGCTAAAATCATGATGAATGGCATTGAAATTACTCGACCAACCAATGATATAGCAAACGTGATCGAAGGGGTGACCCTCAATGTTGGCGGTAAAACTGAAGTGGGAAGCACTGTTTCTTTAACTATTAGCCCAGATAACAGTACCGTTGAAGAGCAAATTAATGCATTTGTTGAAAACTATAATAGCACGATCGCACAAATGAATACCTTGAGCGCCTATGGTGCGGACTCAGAAAGCAATGGCATACTAAGTGGCGATTCAACGGTACGTAATATTAAAAATCAAATGCGTGGTATTTTAAATACTTCTATATCTCATCTTGATGGTGCAGTGCGTAGTTTTGCTGATATCGGCATGCTAACCAATCGAGATGGAACGTTATCAATCGATTCGGAAACATTAAGTAATGTGATGGCTTCTGATATGGAAAGCCTTGCCGAATTCTTTACTGCGTCAGGTGGCGCATCAGATTCATTTATTGATTATGAAAGTAAAAGTAGCTTTACGATACCAGGCGCCTACGATATCGAGGTTACTAAATTAGCGACTCAAGGTGCATTAACGGGGTCATCTTCTTTTTCTGTGCCATTAACGATAGATTCAAGTAATGATACTTTTAAAATGCGTTTAGATGGCTTTTTATCTGATGATATTATATTAACGTCGAAAACGTATAACACCATTGAAGAGTTTACCACTGAGCTTCAGTCTAAAATTAATTCAGATACTAATTTTGTAGAGAATGGGCTCAATGCGAGCATTCTTGAAAGTGCAGGTATGTTGTCAATGACCTCTAATAGTTACGGCTCCTCTTCAACAGTTGCAATAACCGAAATTGAAGACGCTAGCTTTTTTGCTTCAGCATTAGGTTTATCCGTTGCTGGAGGCATTAATGGTGAGGATGTAGAAGGGTTAATTGATGGAAATGTTGCATTAGGTGATGGGCAGTCGCTGTTATCTGATATAGGGGATTCAAAAGGCCTGCAAGCCGTTATTACTGGTGGCGGCTTAGGTGATAGAGGGACTGTCTCTTATTCTCAAGGAATAAGTTCATTATTAGACAATACGTTAGATGGCATTATTGACTCTAATGTTAGTGCAACCGATGGTGATATCAGTAATAGTGGGTCGACTATTGATAGTAAGTTAGATTCGTTATACAAAGAAATTACCTCATTGGAAGAGCAAGAGGTCACCTTAAATTATAGAATGGATAACTTAGAAGAACGTTTATATACGCAGTTTAATGCCATGGATATTGCGGTGTCTAACTTGAACTCGTTAATGGATTACTTAGATTCTGCCTTAGACTCATTACCTGGCTATACAAATAATAACTAA
- the fliS gene encoding flagellar export chaperone FliS, with product MRGSVQKYQNSNLNNIEQADPHTLISLIMQHIQGNLAGAKGAIERKDIESRNKMLTRVIGLIGELQNSLDMKKGGDISTNLYDLYAYMIRQVNQATRKNSAEPLTEVLKLITEIKSGWDGIPLDVRQQYSR from the coding sequence ATGCGCGGCTCGGTCCAAAAATACCAAAACTCAAACCTGAATAATATCGAACAAGCAGATCCACATACTTTAATTTCCTTAATAATGCAGCATATACAAGGAAATTTAGCAGGTGCTAAAGGTGCTATTGAGCGTAAAGATATAGAAAGTAGAAATAAGATGTTAACGAGGGTTATCGGCTTAATTGGTGAGCTACAAAACAGTTTAGACATGAAAAAAGGTGGCGACATATCCACTAATCTTTATGATCTATACGCTTATATGATACGTCAAGTTAACCAAGCAACGCGAAAAAACAGCGCAGAGCCTTTAACCGAAGTACTTAAACTCATTACAGAAATAAAATCGGGTTGGGACGGTATTCCTCTAGATGTACGTCAACAGTATAGTCGTTAA
- the fliD gene encoding flagellar filament capping protein FliD, giving the protein MTAVMNDLLDSIIDTNVSESSGDVSSSQDSIDGKIDSLYKKITTLEEQKEALIYRTDKLETRLYKEFNAMDIAISTLNNTMSYSTSALDALSGYTENN; this is encoded by the coding sequence TTGACAGCCGTGATGAATGATTTATTAGACAGTATCATTGATACTAATGTTTCCGAATCTAGTGGTGATGTTAGCTCAAGTCAGGACTCTATTGATGGAAAAATAGATTCTCTTTATAAAAAAATCACCACATTAGAAGAGCAAAAAGAAGCGCTAATATACCGTACAGATAAACTTGAAACTCGTTTATATAAAGAATTTAATGCGATGGATATCGCTATCTCAACGTTAAATAATACTATGAGTTACTCAACCAGTGCATTAGATGCGTTATCTGGATATACCGAGAATAATTAA
- a CDS encoding tetratricopeptide repeat protein yields MGSQKSINKLNKASAEAKKENYLKSISLCKSVINKEKNSSAAYKLLATNLIKLNRFSEVEITLKKVIKIVSEEESYPLIHLLGCNYLSQGKHNEALTLLESLFNKTGDSKILLDIALVYFNLGDYENARDVYLKLIELEPNNHQAKFNLYPILLHFQDFKNAWVCFHSRLERQEIKDQVHWFAPKWSGESLVGKNILIYPEQGIGDNLHYTACFAEAIADAKQSHIVCDNRLKTLYQHNFPSAVIHSYDDVNQAQTIGAELDLQILVGSLPYLYRDTPASFANQRSLTIAKEVIEETGRQLSNNKLRIGISWFHGRINDGNAHSMPLEVLLPMLKIPGIEWVNLQFGEWQKEVKNIEEKYHIPITHLETCTAAGDFNQYGSLIANLDLVISASNAALMLASRLGVKTWMFLPGKSKGIKMNRNQDSLAIKNQRVFYKELAKSWEQVVEDFCSELKALPEVSAQSELS; encoded by the coding sequence ATGGGCTCTCAAAAATCGATCAATAAGTTAAATAAAGCAAGTGCTGAAGCTAAAAAAGAGAATTATTTAAAGTCTATCTCTTTATGTAAATCAGTTATTAATAAAGAAAAAAATAGTTCTGCTGCTTATAAGTTGCTTGCCACTAATTTAATTAAGTTAAATCGATTTTCAGAAGTAGAAATTACATTAAAAAAAGTAATTAAAATAGTTAGCGAAGAGGAATCATACCCTCTGATACATTTATTAGGTTGTAATTATCTCAGTCAGGGCAAGCATAATGAAGCCCTTACTTTACTAGAGTCTTTATTTAACAAAACGGGTGATAGTAAAATATTATTAGATATTGCATTAGTGTATTTTAATTTAGGTGATTATGAGAATGCGCGAGATGTTTATTTAAAGTTAATCGAATTAGAGCCAAATAACCATCAAGCTAAATTTAATTTATACCCCATCTTATTACACTTTCAAGACTTCAAAAATGCTTGGGTTTGTTTCCATAGTCGCCTCGAACGACAAGAGATAAAAGACCAAGTACATTGGTTTGCACCAAAGTGGAGCGGCGAATCATTAGTCGGCAAAAATATTCTTATTTATCCTGAGCAGGGGATTGGTGATAATCTTCATTACACTGCTTGTTTTGCTGAAGCGATTGCAGATGCAAAGCAAAGTCACATCGTCTGCGATAATCGCTTAAAAACGCTTTATCAGCATAACTTTCCGAGTGCCGTTATACACTCGTACGATGATGTTAATCAGGCTCAAACGATTGGTGCAGAGCTTGATCTACAGATCCTCGTTGGCTCTTTGCCTTATTTATATCGTGATACTCCCGCTTCGTTTGCAAATCAGAGATCATTAACTATTGCAAAAGAGGTAATTGAGGAAACTGGACGCCAATTATCAAATAACAAATTACGCATCGGTATTTCATGGTTTCATGGGCGTATAAATGATGGAAATGCGCATTCCATGCCACTCGAAGTACTACTACCTATGCTAAAAATACCAGGTATTGAATGGGTAAATCTACAGTTTGGTGAGTGGCAGAAAGAAGTGAAAAATATTGAAGAAAAATACCATATCCCGATTACTCATCTTGAAACCTGTACTGCGGCAGGTGACTTTAATCAATATGGTTCGTTAATTGCCAATTTAGATTTAGTGATTTCTGCCAGTAATGCAGCATTGATGCTCGCCTCTCGTTTAGGGGTGAAAACGTGGATGTTTTTACCAGGTAAATCGAAAGGTATAAAGATGAATCGAAACCAAGATTCGTTAGCGATTAAAAATCAGCGGGTATTTTATAAAGAGTTAGCGAAATCATGGGAACAGGTAGTTGAAGATTTTTGTAGTGAACTGAAAGCGCTACCAGAAGTCTCAGCACAGAGTGAGTTATCATGA
- the pseF gene encoding pseudaminic acid cytidylyltransferase, whose protein sequence is MSNIAIIPARGGSKRISNKNIKLFCGKPIIAYSIEAALQSGVFDAVLVSTDSEAIANIAKQYGAEVPFIRPDYLADDHTGTTDVIEHAITEWQNLGNKINLACCIYATAPFLQKKYIVDAINRLKAHATKRSAFTVCKFNYPIQRSFTIESSDSNVTPVDASSLPKRSQDLPDVYHDAGQFYIAKADDFLNQSFNIFSETSIPIILPHYLVQDIDDQDDWRRAEYMYQAFIADNEKLNADVMCKDLKNVRKIK, encoded by the coding sequence ATGAGCAATATTGCCATTATTCCAGCTCGCGGTGGTAGTAAGCGGATTTCGAACAAAAATATAAAGTTATTTTGTGGCAAGCCCATTATTGCTTATAGCATTGAAGCTGCGTTGCAATCTGGCGTTTTTGATGCTGTTTTAGTGTCAACAGATAGTGAGGCGATTGCAAATATTGCAAAGCAATATGGCGCTGAAGTTCCTTTTATCCGACCAGATTATTTAGCGGACGATCATACGGGTACAACCGATGTGATTGAACATGCTATTACAGAGTGGCAAAATCTCGGTAATAAAATCAACCTCGCTTGCTGCATTTATGCAACTGCACCCTTTTTACAAAAAAAATACATTGTAGATGCAATTAATCGCTTAAAAGCACATGCAACTAAACGTTCAGCATTTACTGTGTGTAAATTTAATTATCCTATTCAACGTTCATTTACGATTGAATCATCAGACAGTAACGTGACTCCCGTCGATGCATCATCACTTCCTAAACGCTCCCAAGATCTACCGGATGTCTACCATGATGCAGGACAATTTTATATTGCCAAAGCAGATGATTTTTTGAATCAATCCTTTAACATTTTCTCTGAAACCTCTATTCCTATTATTCTGCCACATTATTTAGTGCAAGATATTGACGATCAAGATGATTGGCGAAGAGCTGAATATATGTATCAGGCATTTATCGCTGACAATGAAAAACTGAATGCTGACGTTATGTGTAAGGACTTAAAAAATGTTAGAAAAATCAAATAA